CATCCAGTTTGACCCCGAAACCGCATGGGACGAACGCAAAAAAATCTTCAAAACCACAGGCTTAATCATCAAAACCGACAACACCACCCAATCCGCAGCAGGCGACAAAAACGGACTCTGGACAACCACCGTCGCAGCCGCAGTACTGGTTCCAGCAGAAAACGGCGACAACGTAAAAGAATAAAAAAAATCGTTTAGCAAGTTTTTCAACTTGCATGTTTCTTATGTTTTAAAATTTTACGACTTTTGCAGCTATTTTTCTTTGAAGAAAGCTTCGAGCTTTGAGTTGCTTGCTTTACGCAGGACCAGCGCGCATTCTTTGGGGTCCACCGCCTTAAACTCTAACCCCATCGACACCAACAGCCGCTGTACATCTTTGCCGAGACTTGGGGCAGCGAGGATGGCGCGGACGGGACGGTGCGTTTTGGCTTTGATAGGTTCGATGTATTTTGCTAGTTGCAGCACGTTTTCTTTGGATGCGGTTTTGCGTTTGACTTCGACGATGACGAGTTTGCCGTCTTTGTCTTCGCCGTAGATATCCACGAACCCAGGTTCCACATGTTTCTCCCAACTAATCGGCTTAAAGCCTGCTTCGAGCAGTTCGGGTTTTAGTAGAATCGCTCGGTGCATGTCGTCTTCGCTGGCATGCAGCAGAAACTCGCCGCTATCCAACAAATTCATAGCTGAAACCATCAGCACTTCTGAGAAGGTGACTTTGACGGTTTCTCTGGGTTTCTGGCGCACCCCATGCACGTCCAGTTTTCCGTCTTTTATTTCCACATGAAAAACGGCGCCGCTGGGCTGCCAATTCACGGGTTCATACCCAGTTGGGCGATGCACAAGCAGCGAACCGTCGGATTTAATGATCAAGAGCCTTTCGCCATAGTTCAGTGTAGAATTGGCTCTGCCTGCGTAATGCACATGGCAGTTTCCTGCGACTAAGAGTGTTCTGCGTTGGCTGAAGGCTTTCTCTATTAATGCGGCGGCTTCCGCCAAAGATGGATGTGTTAAGACCAGGATTTTGTTGTTAGGTGCCTGCAAGTGTGTTCAGCTAACGTATTTATGGCTGTGCTTGGGTACATAAGAATTCTTGAAGGAACACACGCTATGGCTTGGACAAGCAAGCGCAGAGTCATGCACGCCTACAACGTAACCGCAGAAATCTATGATGAACGCTACTCAGAAGAGCAACAACGGAAATACCGAAAAGCTCTCGAAAATGTTGACGTCGCGGATGATGCGGTTTTGGATGTGGGTTGCGGTTCAGGTTTATTCTTTAGTCAAGTCGCCTCAAAAGCGAAAATAGTTGTGGGCGTGGATGTTTCGCTGGGTTTGCTCAAGAAAGCCAACGAGCAAGCGAAAGTGTTTGGGAATGTTTTTGTGTTGCAGGCAGACGCTGACCATTTACCGTTTCGCGCGGGCGTTTTCGGCGGGGTTTTTGCGTTTACGGTGCTTCAGAATATGCCTAAACCAGCCCAAACGCTCCTTGAACTCAGAAGAGTCGCCAAAGGCAGCGGCAAAATCGTGGTGACTGGGTTGAAGAAGGCGTTTCGGCTTGAGGAATTCATGGATTTGCTTGAGGGCAGCGGAATGTCCATCTCTGCGTTTGTTGATGAGGAGGCAATAAACTGCTATCTCGCCACTTTAACGGCTTAGTAGCTGCACGTCTGCCACTTCGCCCGTGTCTGCCCAAACTCCAACTGCCGCTTGGTTGATTCCGCCTGGATAGGTCTTGTCCAGCTGCACCACGACGTACCAGTATGGAACTAGCGCCACAGAGTTGTCGCGCGGATGAGGCAGAAGCTGCACGGAGACGGTTTCTTGGGCTTTGAAGTCGCTGGTTTGGGTGCCGTTTATGGTCCAAGTCATGGCAGCTATGTAGTTTTTGGCGGTTGTGAGGGCTTGGTTTTGGTTTATGTTTAGGTCTGTGTTGCCGATTGTGAAGAGGAAGTAGCCGTCTGTTAACGCTGTGAGGACGCCTTTGTCGAAAGTCATGCGCAGACTTTTAGCTGAAAAGTCGATGCCGCCCTCGGTGTACATCCAGAGAAACTCGGCTGCGCTACCTTGATGGGTGATTTGGAGTTTCATGTTGCCTGAAACCACAGTTGTGATGTTTCCGCCTGTTTGTTTGACTGAGGCAAGCAGGGTGCTCATTTCGGCGAGGTATGCGTCGCCTGAGTAAGTTTTGTATCGGTTGAGGGCGGCTTGGGCGGCTTCCAGTATGCTGCCTGAGGGGTTTTCGGTGAGGATTGGTGTGCCTGCTTGAGTGGTGAGTTGGTAGCGGCTTAGATGGTTCTCTCTGAAGCGGAAACTCGCCTCCAAACTGCTCGATGAGGCTGTGAGGCGGTATTTTAGGACTTCTTCAGCCACGTCAAAGTCTTC
The window above is part of the Candidatus Bathyarchaeota archaeon genome. Proteins encoded here:
- the nucS gene encoding endonuclease NucS; the protein is MQAPNNKILVLTHPSLAEAAALIEKAFSQRRTLLVAGNCHVHYAGRANSTLNYGERLLIIKSDGSLLVHRPTGYEPVNWQPSGAVFHVEIKDGKLDVHGVRQKPRETVKVTFSEVLMVSAMNLLDSGEFLLHASEDDMHRAILLKPELLEAGFKPISWEKHVEPGFVDIYGEDKDGKLVIVEVKRKTASKENVLQLAKYIEPIKAKTHRPVRAILAAPSLGKDVQRLLVSMGLEFKAVDPKECALVLRKASNSKLEAFFKEK
- a CDS encoding class I SAM-dependent methyltransferase codes for the protein MCSANVFMAVLGYIRILEGTHAMAWTSKRRVMHAYNVTAEIYDERYSEEQQRKYRKALENVDVADDAVLDVGCGSGLFFSQVASKAKIVVGVDVSLGLLKKANEQAKVFGNVFVLQADADHLPFRAGVFGGVFAFTVLQNMPKPAQTLLELRRVAKGSGKIVVTGLKKAFRLEEFMDLLEGSGMSISAFVDEEAINCYLATLTA
- a CDS encoding winged helix-turn-helix domain-containing protein; this encodes MGNSEEEIYSIMFKSLKHPVRRQILRILNDKPLSFMEMVEFVGVSSSHLTYHLESLGELITKTPDGHYQLSSFGKATVSAMKGVQEAPELATRRPKKLARKWKAAFAALMILVLLLSGFGVIQYLELARLAEEQSSLEAENQHLLSWGIGTSKVADFLRNVTQLEAKQYKITLQSNTLEYREDFDVAEEVLKYRLTASSSSLEASFRFRENHLSRYQLTTQAGTPILTENPSGSILEAAQAALNRYKTYSGDAYLAEMSTLLASVKQTGGNITTVVSGNMKLQITHQGSAAEFLWMYTEGGIDFSAKSLRMTFDKGVLTALTDGYFLFTIGNTDLNINQNQALTTAKNYIAAMTWTINGTQTSDFKAQETVSVQLLPHPRDNSVALVPYWYVVVQLDKTYPGGINQAAVGVWADTGEVADVQLLSR